The region TATGGGGATTTTTGCTATTTATGTGTTTGATAGTATTGAGCACAGGGATCGGATTTGTCCTCTACCCATTTTTCGTGTACATCACTCAGGGGACCCTCTTACCATTATTCCTTTATGAGTTGCCATACCTCGATTGGCACTCCGTTGATAAgtatttctttcattttgcgTTCCAATTGGAACTCTATGCGGTGGGAATGGTAGGGGAACTGATGAGCGATTTTTTGATCGTgatgaattcaatttacgcCCTAGCTAGGGCGGACTTATGTATAGTTCATTTGTGTGAGCTGCGAGTAATGTTGGATGCTGCGTCGAAAAAACCGGATGCAGCCGACATTGCAGCTGTGCGCAGGAAGTGGGAGCAATGCATGCATGACCATCGCATAGCCACAAGGTAAGGCGAAGATTTAGGACTGTATTTTTCGAAACTGCGCCTATATAAACCGTTGCAGCTTTCTGAATAATGTGGAAGACTTATTTGGGATGATATGTCTTGCTCAAGTAATGATGGGAGTGTTTACGGTTTGTAACTgtatgttgctggtggttttggtgaGTAGTTAGCCTATAAAGCGTCCTTCCAAATCTCAATACTTATCTCTACTACAATACTCTACTACAATTCTCAATTATACTCTACTACAATACTCAATACTTATATCATGAAGACTGATTGGTAtccagtgtatgtgtttttgggagCTACTTTTCTCGAGCTAAGCGCTTTCTTCGTCATTGGCCATCTTGTGGAAAAGAAGGTATCATGTTTCTAATATTTACATTAAATATAAAGTGGGAATCTTACTGCGCCTGCATTTCTTACTTTATCATCAATACTTTTTCCATTACAGGTTGACGAATTGTATGATGCTATAACCTCGCTCTCATGGTACCAACTTTcgcttcagcagcagaaggagtaTGCTTTCGTCGTGTACCGACAGCAGCGACCTGTCGGCTTAACTGCTTTCGGTTTTATGCCGCTCAATTTCGAATCCTACATGAGTGTAAGGAATGTAAAGAAAGAACAGTTGAAAGAACAATAATGATTTCACATTCTAATTTTACAATCAGGTTTTGAAAGGCTTGTACCAGTTCTTCGTCCTCGTTCTGCAATACGTGGAGTAAAGTATTATATTAAGTATAGTATTATACGTAATTGTTCAAACATCTTAAACAATATTAATCACAAACAGCAAGTGTTATACTATCCATAAATGCACGAAGGCACTCAATTGTgagttttgatttatgttgctggTAGCAAATTGAGTATGAATGTTACAGACATACGATAAAAATGaggaataataaaatattatgATTATTCATGTTTTAACAAGCTAACAAGCACTAACTTCATAAGAATTAAAATTGGTATACAACATCATCAAAACTGGCAATAGGATCTAGAATGAAGGAATCGAAAGACAATTCGATTTATATTTCATCTCAACTATGTACCACTATGAGTGTATTGTACTTGTATGCATTAAAATGTAATGTACATATTCCTAACATTGCTTTGTAGTCATGGGTTTCCGTAGAAGCTAAACTATAAGATTCATGATACCACATCCTTACGGAAAACTATTGCACTGGCTACACAATAATATTAATACAAGGATGCAGTACTGCAACTCCTGCATCAAACTATTGCCAGCTGTCCTTAATTACCCGTATAATTGCGATTCCAAGCACTTGTTCCGGCGCAGATGGTATTACATTACAAAGCTATGGCtcagtttgctttaatccggTGATCGAAACGGACAAGTTATGGCTACCGTGGAGAGTTACCAATCGCTGTGCAAGTACTTGATAGTCGCTTCTAAAATAGTTGGAACAGAGATATGGACCGCTCCGAGAAAGATGAAACCAGCCTCTTTTTTCATGTTATTTCAAGTTCTAACCTACTTCGTCGCTAACACTTACACCGTGATCAAGTATCGTCACGATTTTAAATACGTCCTTAAGGTTCTTATCACCCTGGGAAGTGCCGTGCAAGTAAGGAACACAGTAGGCTATCCACCAGTACAGGGATTTACcttattttcattcatttccagctttttgttaaaataattgTGCTCCTCTGGAGAGGACACGAATTCAACAACTTCGGAATACGAATTGAGCGAGATCTATTAAGAGCATTTGAGAATGGTACTGAGGAAGAAATGGCATCGTTATCTCGTGCAGGTCGATTTCTATGGGGATTTTTGCTATTTATGTGTTTGATAGTATTGAGCACAGGGATCGGATTTGTCCTCTACCCATTTTTCGTGTACATCACTCAGGGGACCCTCTTACCATTATTCCTTTATGAGTTGCCATTCCTCGATTGGCACTCCGTTGATAGGTACTTCATACATTTTGCGTTTCAAGTACAACTTTACGTAATTGGAATGATCTTAGCAGTGATGAGCGGGTTTTTGATCGTGATGTATGCAACATATGCTTTAGCGAGAGCGGACATTTGCTTAGGTCATATTCGCGAGCTACGAGTAATGTTGGATGATGCCTCGAAAAAACCGGATGCAGCCGACATTGCAGCTGTGCGCAGGAAGTGGGAGCAATGCATGCATGACCATCGCATAGCCACAAGGTAAGGCGAAGATTTAGGGCTGTATTTTTCGAAACTGCGTCTATAAAAACCGTTGCAGCTTTCTGAATAATGTAGAAGTCTTATTTGGGATGATATGTCTCGCTCAAGTAACAATGGGAGTGTTCACGGTGTGCAACTgtatgttgctggtggttctggtgagAAGTTAGCTTTTAAAGTGTCCTTCCAAATCTCAATTCTTATCTCTTTTATGTAGACTGATTGGTAtccagtgtatgtgtttttggcaGCTACCTTTTTTGAGCTAAGTGCATTCTTCATCATGGGCCATTTAGTGGAAAAGAAGGTATCATGTTCCTAATATTTAGTTTAAATGCAAAGAGGAAATCTTACTGCCCCTGCATTCAATACTTTTTTTATCGATACTTTCACCATTACAGGTTGACGAATTGTATGATGCTATAACCTCGCTCTCATGGTACCAACTTTcgcttcagcagcagaaggagtaCGCTTTCGTCGTGTACCGACAGCAGCGACCTCTCGGCTTAACTGCTTTCGGTTTTATGCCGCTCAATTTCGAATCCTACATGAGTGTAAGGGAAAACATGAAGGAACATTAAGGCAATCATAAAATTGCatcatttttgttgttgacaGGTTTTGAAAGGCTTGTACCAGTTTTTCGTCCTCGTTTTGCAATACGTGGAGTAAATCAGCACACAAATCTCATCATCATGGAGGGTTTAAAGTTTCTGCACCTAGATCACAGAAATTGTTGATCGCCAATAAATAATATGTAGATGAACAACACTGggtaaacatacggctcgtccgtccttatatatgttcaaacaaaaaaatactgGGTATTTTCACTgcaaaagaagtaaaaaaatggccaaaaagcTCATACATAATGTGAAAAGAAGTTGTAGTGTGATTCATCTTCCGCGTTGTTCGCATTATAAGAAGTGCAAGTAATATTTATGGAAGTGTGGCTTGAGGTTTGTTGATGTGAATTACACGAAGGTATAGAACATACTTTTCCTTCACAGCTGCAATATTCATGAATACCGTACAGGAATGGTGTTAAACAGATTAAAATCTTGCTCCTATACGCATGTACACGACTACATCTGTTGCTACTGGAATAATCTAAATTGTTCTTAATTGGCGCGATAATTACTAACCCCTTACAGGATCTCTTGGAAATGCCGATGAAAGGTGGTACCTACTGCCGCGCAATAGAATGTTCGTTGTTGCATCAGTAGAGCGATCGTGGAGGTGGAGCCATGGCGACTTTAGAGAGCTATCGTGCACTGCGCAGCCACATGATAATCGCTTCTAAACTCGTTGGAGTTGAAATGTGGACCGCGCCAGGTAAAGTGAGGCCAGCATCTTGTTTTATAGTGTTCCAAATACTTCTCTATTTTGTCGGTAGTGCGTACACTATTATCAAGTATCGACATGATTTGTTCTACGTCTTAAAAATTCTCATGACTGTTGGGACAGCGGCAGTGGTAATGTTATCCTCCTGTTCATACATTACGATTAATTAGTTACAGTTCCTGAGTGGTATAATAGCACGATTACTTTTTCAGCTATTCGTTAAATTTGCAGTGAGCTTGTTTGGTGGGGAAGAGTTTGATCAATACGGAAAGGATATCGAGCGAGACCTGTTGAAACCTTATCAAGCAGGCACTCCGGAGGAAGTAGCCGTCCTTGCTCGTACTGGAAGGTTCTTGTGGCTTCTTTCAAAGGTTTGGTTGGTAGCGATCAGCAGCACTGGTGTTGGGTTTCTATTGTATCCGTTATTGGTCTACTTTGTTGAGGGCAAACTGGTGCCATTGTTTCTGTATGAGCTGCCTTTTCTCGATTGGCATTACGTTGAGCTGTATTTTGTGAATTTAGTGTTTCAAATTCAACTGTACGTGTTTGGAGCCATCGGTGCAGTACTATCGGATTTCGTGATTGTTATGTATTCGTTCTACGCCTTGGCTAAGGCGGATATCTGTATAGTTCATCTGCATGAGCTGCGTACGATGCTAAATGATGGGTCGAAAATGGCCGATGCATCCGATATTGCTGCTTTGAAAAAGAAGTGGCAACAATGCATAAGCGATCATCGCTCATCAACAAGGTAATAGTATTTGATAGTGAAACTTCTGAACAGCAGgtatgaagatgaagatgtgTCTGTATGCCTTCCAGATTTCTGAACAACCTAGAGCATCTGTTTGGATTGACGTGTTTGGCTCAAGTAGTAACGGGGGTATTTACGGTGTGTATCAGTATGTTGCTGGTCCTGCTGGTGAGTAAGGAGCATTTGAATGGGCCTTCCAGATCCTTGTTCTGAGCATTGGTCTCCCGTAGACCGACTGGTACCCTGTCTATTTGTTCTTAGCGGCTACTTTCATCGAGCTGAGTGCATTTTTCGTCATTGGCAATCTAGTGGAAAAGAAGGTACCATGTAGTTTCTAATATTTCACTCTATCGTTTCAAATATAAACAAGTTTCTGTTTCTTATATTTATAAAATCTATTGCAAATCTTACTCCCTGGCaatgattttatttcatcCCAGGTAGACGAATTGTATGACGCAATAACGTCACTCTCATGGTATCGACTATCTCTTCAGCAACAGAAAGAGTATGGTTTCATTGTGTTTCGTCAGCAACGACCTATCGGCTTGACAGCTTTCGGTTTTATGCCGCTTAATTTCGAATCCTACATGAATGTAAGGCGAAGCAAACGAGAAGTAGTAAAGCAATGATGATTTCGCTTTACAATTTGTCTTGCAGGTTTTGAAAGGCTTGTACCAGTTCTTCGTGCTCATGTTGAAATCCATTCAGTGAGACTACTAGTGAAGCACTCATTTTCGCAGTATCAAAGTTAAAATGCAAcaataatctttttttttatgaaacaacaaacaatgtaATGCACAATGCAACATGGCTCTGTGAAAATAAACCCACAATATAGCGAAGTTTATGTGATTATGCTAGAGTTCTTTTATATTTGATGAAAGATTACGATATGTTCAACCGAATGGAGTCATTTACTTCGCTGGAATTTCGTACGCGCAGCACTGAGTGATCGGAGGCGAGTAAAAGAGGTCACGAAGCGCGAAAGTCGGGATGTACAACCTAACAAGGTGCTCGAATGTACCATCATATtccacctcacctcaccgacTGGTAGCGATGGTTGCCGTTCTCAATTCTCCCAACTCACCGTAcagtgtgtctgtttgtgttgaTGCTGGCTAATTCAATTAGCTTTCATACCGACTGGCTTAGGTTGGCAATGGCCCGGTAGTGCTCCGAATCCAGTGCACCGCGAGCACCGCAGTCAGCACGAGTTAGTGAATCTTCGGCTCGTAAGAAAGACAGCCCCACCGAGGGCCAGTGCACTTTTCGGTGATAAAGTTAGCCCACGTTTACGCCTCCTTTCGAATGTTGCAGTTGCATTAATACACCTGTAGTGTCTGTGCCGGTACGTTTGTGCTGTAACGTGTACAACTTCGGGTGCGGCAATCGAGTGGCAAACCACCACCTGACACTTGATAGACGGCAAACGAAGGCCAACCAGTGCACGGAGATATGGATGCTCCGGGCAGTGTGCCGTTCCCCGATGGACCGGTTCCACGGTGGACGGCGAGCGGTGAATCGGAAGAAGCCGCCGAGAGTGATTACGATGAGCGCGAGcgtcgtccatcgtcgtccgGTCGCCGGCGTCCTACGGTTTCACCGGCTTCCTTACTTACCGACGATGCACCGAGcaaccggccaaccgaccaGGGGCGTTACGTTCGGTTGcacgaggacgaagaagagcgagaggagtgccaggaggaggaggagggggagtaCATCGAACCGTCGGTCGTGGTGCTAAAGAATGGAGTGCTAGACGTGCCCCGGGACACGGTAGCAATCGAGCCAGTGCCCAAGGGCAGCAGCGGGAAATTGACTTTTAATCTAA is a window of Anopheles aquasalis chromosome 2, idAnoAquaMG_Q_19, whole genome shotgun sequence DNA encoding:
- the LOC126576296 gene encoding odorant receptor 30a-like, which codes for MATLESYRALRSHMIIASKLVGVEMWTAPGKVRPASCFIVFQILLYFVGSAYTIIKYRHDLFYVLKILMTVGTAAVLFVKFAVSLFGGEEFDQYGKDIERDLLKPYQAGTPEEVAVLARTGRFLWLLSKVWLVAISSTGVGFLLYPLLVYFVEGKLVPLFLYELPFLDWHYVELYFVNLVFQIQLYVFGAIGAVLSDFVIVMYSFYALAKADICIVHLHELRTMLNDGSKMADASDIAALKKKWQQCISDHRSSTRFLNNLEHLFGLTCLAQVVTGVFTVCISMLLVLLTDWYPVYLFLAATFIELSAFFVIGNLVEKKVDELYDAITSLSWYRLSLQQQKEYGFIVFRQQRPIGLTAFGFMPLNFESYMNVLKGLYQFFVLMLKSIQ